Proteins from a genomic interval of Pseudomonas silesiensis:
- the ptsP gene encoding phosphoenolpyruvate--protein phosphotransferase, translated as MLNTLRKIVQEVNSAKDLKAALGIIVLRVKEAMGSQVCSVYLLDPETNRFVLMATEGLNKRSIGKVSMAPNEGLVGLVGTREEPLNLENAADHPRYRYFAETGEERFASFLGAPIIHHRRVVGVLVIQQKERRQFDEGEEAFLVTMSAQLAGVIAHAEATGSIRGLGRQGKGIQEAKFVGVPGSPGAAVGTAVVMLPPADLDVVPDKTITDIAAELGLFKTAIEGVRADMRALSAKLANQLRPEERALFDVYLMMLDDASLGSEITTVIKTGQWAQGALRQVVTEHVNRFELMDDAYLRERASDVKDLGRRLLAYLQEERQQTLVYPDNSILISEELTPAMLGEVPEGKLVGLVSVLGSGNSHVAILARAMGIPTVMGLVDLPYSKVDGIQMIVDGYHGEVYTNPSEVLRKHFAEIVEEEKQLALGLDALRDLPCITLDGHRMPLWVNTGLLADVARAQKRGAEGVGLYRTEVPFMINQRFPSEKEQLAIYREQLAAFHPQPVTMRSLDIGGDKSLSYFPIKEDNPFLGWRGIRVTLDHPEIFLVQTRAMLKASEGLNNLRILLPMISGIHELEEALHLIHRAWGEVRDEGCDVPMPPIGVMIEIPAAVYQTKELARQVDFLSVGSNDLTQYLLAVDRNNPRVADLYDYLHPAVLQALQNVVRDAHAEGKPVSICGEMAGDPAAAVLLMAMGFDSLSMNATNLPKVKWMLRQINLSKAKELLAELMTIDNPQVIHSSLQLALKNLGLARMINPASAKTL; from the coding sequence ATGCTCAATACGCTGCGCAAGATCGTCCAGGAAGTTAACTCCGCCAAGGATCTCAAGGCGGCGTTGGGGATTATTGTGTTGCGCGTCAAAGAGGCCATGGGCAGCCAGGTCTGCTCGGTCTACTTGCTCGACCCCGAGACCAATCGCTTCGTGCTGATGGCCACCGAGGGCTTGAACAAGCGCTCGATCGGCAAAGTCAGCATGGCGCCCAACGAAGGTCTGGTCGGTCTGGTCGGCACGCGTGAAGAACCCCTGAACCTGGAAAACGCCGCGGATCACCCGCGCTATCGCTACTTCGCCGAGACCGGTGAAGAGCGCTTTGCCTCGTTCCTCGGCGCACCGATCATTCACCACCGCCGCGTCGTCGGCGTGTTGGTCATCCAGCAAAAGGAACGCCGCCAGTTCGATGAGGGCGAAGAAGCCTTCCTCGTCACCATGAGCGCGCAACTCGCCGGCGTTATCGCCCACGCCGAGGCCACCGGTTCGATCCGTGGCCTGGGGCGTCAGGGCAAGGGCATCCAGGAAGCAAAGTTCGTCGGCGTGCCGGGTTCGCCGGGTGCGGCGGTCGGTACCGCGGTGGTCATGTTGCCGCCGGCCGACCTGGACGTGGTGCCCGACAAGACCATCACTGACATCGCCGCCGAACTCGGGCTGTTCAAGACCGCCATCGAAGGCGTGCGCGCCGACATGCGCGCCTTGTCGGCCAAGCTCGCGAACCAGTTGCGCCCGGAAGAGCGCGCGCTGTTCGACGTCTACCTGATGATGCTCGACGATGCTTCGCTGGGCAGCGAAATTACCACCGTGATCAAGACCGGCCAATGGGCCCAGGGCGCGTTGCGCCAAGTGGTCACTGAGCACGTCAACCGCTTCGAATTGATGGACGACGCCTACCTGCGTGAGCGCGCCTCCGACGTCAAGGACCTCGGGCGCCGTCTGCTCGCCTACTTGCAGGAAGAGCGTCAGCAGACCCTGGTCTACCCCGACAACAGTATCCTGATCAGCGAAGAACTGACGCCGGCGATGCTCGGCGAGGTGCCGGAAGGCAAGCTGGTCGGTCTGGTCTCGGTACTCGGTTCCGGCAACTCCCACGTCGCGATCCTGGCGCGCGCCATGGGCATTCCGACGGTGATGGGTCTGGTTGACCTGCCGTATTCCAAGGTCGACGGCATCCAGATGATCGTCGACGGCTATCACGGCGAGGTCTACACCAACCCCAGCGAAGTGCTGCGCAAGCACTTCGCCGAGATCGTCGAGGAAGAGAAACAGCTGGCCCTTGGGCTGGATGCGCTGCGGGATTTGCCGTGCATCACGCTCGACGGCCACCGCATGCCGCTGTGGGTCAACACTGGCCTGCTGGCGGACGTGGCACGGGCGCAGAAGCGTGGCGCCGAGGGCGTCGGTCTGTACCGCACCGAAGTGCCGTTCATGATCAACCAGCGCTTCCCGAGCGAAAAAGAGCAACTGGCGATCTATCGCGAGCAGCTCGCCGCGTTTCACCCGCAGCCGGTGACCATGCGCAGCCTGGACATCGGTGGCGACAAGTCGCTGTCATACTTCCCGATCAAGGAAGACAACCCGTTCCTCGGTTGGCGCGGCATTCGCGTCACCCTCGACCACCCGGAAATCTTCCTGGTCCAGACCCGTGCGATGCTCAAGGCCAGCGAAGGCCTGAACAACCTGCGGATTCTGCTGCCGATGATCTCCGGCATCCACGAACTGGAAGAAGCCCTGCACCTGATCCACCGGGCCTGGGGCGAAGTGCGCGACGAGGGCTGCGACGTACCGATGCCACCGATCGGTGTGATGATCGAAATCCCGGCAGCGGTTTATCAGACCAAGGAACTGGCGCGGCAAGTGGACTTCCTGTCGGTCGGCTCCAACGACCTGACCCAGTACCTGCTGGCCGTGGATCGCAACAACCCGCGAGTCGCCGACCTCTACGACTACCTGCACCCGGCGGTCCTGCAAGCGCTACAGAACGTGGTGCGCGATGCCCATGCCGAAGGCAAGCCGGTCAGTATCTGCGGCGAGATGGCCGGTGATCCGGCAGCGGCGGTGCTGTTGATGGCGATGGGTTTCGACAGCCTGTCGATGAACGCCACCAACTTGCCGAAGGTGAAGTGGATGTTGCGCCAGATCAACTTGAGCAAGGCCAAGGAATTGCTGGCGGAGTTGATGACCATCGACAATCCGCAGGTGATCCATAGTTCGCTGCAACTGGCGCTGAAGAATCTCGGGTTGGCGCGGATGATCAATCCGGCTTCGGCCAAGACCCTCTGA